One genomic segment of Catalinimonas alkaloidigena includes these proteins:
- a CDS encoding sensor histidine kinase, giving the protein MKNFLLSVPDDLPQYHGVLLACYGLSIFTVFFVFYMKFITWPWIMLWIVAGLLLIWISISHFRSEKFHNTFFPFFLSKKGAKKEKVGTHHIDRQYEELQQYSSKLEKKIEERTKHLVDLYQELSLANQDIEIFLYKAYHNFLGPIATIRGICNIALLEKKQQDDYFSKISSVSDNMQTMLEKLLEISHIHDWKLNFESIHLNALFEELKEKSKATLVSSLHLNLLFPEKTYLHADAYLLTTAIYKILQGNTRFWSQNRFSQRDIQVKLKQDESYDIICIQEEHLAIPPETLKNLFTMFYRSSAMPEDHGLEFYTARYALRRMGGDISITSSAEYVTFCLHLPKFSTKRYNDLLAILENEH; this is encoded by the coding sequence ATGAAAAATTTTCTACTGAGTGTACCTGATGACCTACCTCAATATCATGGTGTATTACTGGCGTGTTATGGACTCAGTATTTTTACAGTGTTTTTCGTTTTTTATATGAAATTTATTACCTGGCCTTGGATTATGCTCTGGATTGTAGCTGGCTTACTTCTGATCTGGATTTCCATCAGCCATTTCAGGTCGGAAAAATTTCACAATACATTTTTTCCTTTTTTCTTGAGTAAAAAAGGGGCCAAAAAGGAAAAGGTAGGGACCCATCACATAGACCGCCAGTATGAGGAGCTTCAGCAGTACAGTAGTAAATTAGAAAAAAAGATAGAAGAACGTACCAAACACCTTGTTGACCTTTATCAGGAGCTTTCGCTTGCCAATCAGGATATTGAAATTTTCCTTTATAAAGCTTATCATAATTTTCTTGGGCCTATCGCAACGATAAGAGGAATTTGTAACATTGCGCTGCTGGAAAAGAAGCAACAGGATGATTACTTCAGCAAAATAAGTAGTGTGTCGGATAATATGCAAACCATGCTGGAGAAGCTGCTGGAGATATCCCATATCCATGACTGGAAGCTTAATTTTGAGTCTATCCACCTTAATGCTCTCTTTGAAGAGTTAAAAGAGAAGTCCAAAGCCACTTTAGTAAGCTCTCTTCACCTTAATTTATTGTTTCCGGAGAAGACCTATCTTCATGCAGACGCATACCTGCTTACCACCGCCATTTATAAGATTTTACAGGGAAACACCAGATTCTGGTCACAAAACCGCTTTTCTCAGCGTGATATCCAAGTCAAACTTAAGCAGGATGAGAGCTATGACATCATTTGTATCCAGGAAGAGCATTTGGCTATTCCCCCTGAAACCTTAAAAAACCTCTTTACTATGTTTTACCGCAGCTCTGCCATGCCTGAAGATCATGGTTTAGAATTCTATACCGCCCGCTACGCATTACGGAGAATGGGGGGTGATATCTCTATAACCTCCAGTGCCGAATACGTTACTTTTTGCCTTCATCTACCAAAATTCAGTACCAAAAGGTACAATGATCTTCTTGCTATCCTTGAGAATGAGCATTGA
- the ppk1 gene encoding polyphosphate kinase 1, with translation MLVKDRVQSSIATSNYISRDLSWMQFNYRVLEQAKKSNRNIFEKLKFMAITSSNLDEFFMIRLGSLYNYLDYGKERIDYSGLRERPFRKKLLKEAHQFFKEQNNYYLEKLVPEFKKQHFRIVKNIKALEANEQKKISDYFNRTIYPMLTPMVYDSYHAFPTLMNKILIFGVVTRNPQEKKDQKKLSFVQIPQNLPRFYEIDRGDELLFVPIEEAIREHIDLLFRNIEMVSVSLFRITRNGDFTLDESDDIEANFIEEVRRKLKTRKTGRVVRVEVEEGYSHWMMRLLVNRWNIDKDNIFEVPKGGLIDYTVLFEVIGNSEFKNKLPKQHLPVPPLTYPETGTEDIFEVLKDRDILLHHPYNDIEPLLDLIEQSAEDSNVLAIKLTIYRLAKDSRITTALLKAAESGKHVSVLFEVKARFDEENNMREAQKLHKAGCFVIYGISNFKTHTKLLLIVRRDGKSITRYVHMSSGNYNEKTAKLYTDLGLLSTNEVYAHDVSEFFNVITGHSLPSNYQYLLTAPKDMRQQLIELIRAEAENAKNGLPSGVVIKINSLEDRETIEELYKASQAGVTIKLIVRGICCLRPGRSGLSENISVRSIVGDYLEHSRIYYFHNNNDPKVYGGSADVMVRSFDRRLESLFLFVDPIVKKQAINILAYNLRDNVNTYIMQESGEYVIKERGKTPAFNIHREFYKVTRDELDKVKLF, from the coding sequence ATGTTAGTCAAAGACAGAGTACAATCTTCAATAGCCACAAGTAATTACATAAGCCGTGATCTGAGTTGGATGCAGTTTAACTACCGAGTGCTGGAACAGGCCAAAAAATCCAACCGTAATATTTTCGAGAAGCTTAAGTTCATGGCCATCACCTCCTCTAACCTTGATGAGTTTTTTATGATCAGGCTGGGTAGCTTATACAATTACCTGGACTACGGAAAAGAGAGAATAGACTACTCAGGCCTCCGGGAAAGACCTTTCCGTAAAAAGCTACTGAAAGAAGCGCACCAATTTTTCAAGGAGCAGAATAATTACTATCTGGAAAAACTGGTGCCGGAATTTAAGAAACAGCATTTCCGGATTGTCAAAAATATCAAAGCGCTGGAAGCAAATGAGCAAAAAAAGATTTCCGATTATTTCAACCGGACGATTTATCCTATGCTCACGCCGATGGTGTATGACAGCTATCATGCCTTCCCTACGCTGATGAATAAGATACTTATCTTTGGAGTAGTGACACGCAATCCGCAGGAAAAGAAAGATCAGAAGAAGCTTTCCTTCGTACAGATTCCGCAGAACCTGCCTCGCTTTTATGAAATTGACAGGGGGGATGAATTATTATTTGTCCCCATTGAAGAGGCGATCCGTGAGCATATAGACCTGCTTTTCAGAAACATAGAGATGGTATCCGTCAGTCTGTTTCGTATTACGCGTAATGGCGATTTTACCCTGGATGAGAGTGACGATATTGAAGCCAACTTTATTGAAGAAGTAAGGCGAAAACTGAAAACCAGGAAAACAGGAAGGGTAGTAAGGGTAGAGGTAGAAGAAGGGTATAGCCACTGGATGATGAGGCTGCTGGTTAACCGCTGGAATATAGATAAAGATAATATATTTGAGGTGCCTAAAGGCGGGCTGATTGATTACACAGTGCTCTTTGAAGTAATTGGTAATAGCGAATTTAAGAATAAGCTGCCCAAGCAGCATTTGCCCGTGCCGCCACTGACTTATCCTGAAACTGGTACCGAAGATATTTTTGAGGTGTTAAAGGATAGAGATATTCTCCTGCACCATCCATATAACGATATTGAACCACTTTTAGACCTTATTGAGCAGTCGGCTGAAGATTCTAATGTGCTGGCAATCAAGTTGACTATTTACCGGCTTGCCAAGGACTCCCGCATCACTACTGCATTGCTCAAGGCAGCAGAAAGTGGGAAACATGTTTCGGTTCTGTTTGAGGTGAAAGCTCGTTTTGACGAAGAGAATAATATGCGCGAAGCGCAGAAATTACATAAAGCAGGCTGCTTTGTTATCTATGGAATCAGTAATTTTAAAACCCATACCAAGCTTCTGCTGATCGTAAGAAGAGACGGAAAGAGCATTACGCGCTACGTTCATATGTCCAGTGGCAACTATAATGAGAAAACAGCCAAACTGTATACAGACCTGGGCTTACTAAGTACCAATGAAGTTTACGCTCATGATGTATCAGAATTCTTCAATGTAATCACCGGACACTCCCTGCCTTCTAACTACCAGTACCTGCTTACCGCCCCCAAAGATATGCGGCAGCAGTTGATAGAACTGATCAGAGCGGAAGCTGAAAATGCTAAAAATGGCCTGCCCAGTGGTGTGGTAATCAAAATAAATTCGCTGGAAGACCGGGAAACTATCGAAGAACTGTACAAGGCATCACAGGCGGGCGTGACTATCAAACTGATAGTGAGGGGTATCTGCTGTCTGCGCCCCGGACGTTCCGGCCTGAGTGAAAATATCAGTGTACGCTCTATCGTAGGAGACTATCTTGAGCATTCGCGTATTTACTATTTCCACAACAACAATGACCCTAAGGTGTATGGGGGTAGTGCCGATGTGATGGTACGAAGCTTTGACAGACGCTTGGAATCTCTGTTCCTGTTTGTAGATCCAATCGTTAAAAAGCAGGCCATTAATATTCTGGCTTATAATCTTAGGGATAATGTAAACACCTATATTATGCAGGAAAGTGGCGAATATGTGATCAAGGAAAGAGGCAAAACTCCTGCTTTTAATATTCACCGGGAGTTTTATAAAGTTACACGTGATGAGTTAGACAAAGTAAAGCTGTTTTAA
- a CDS encoding Rab family GTPase, with protein MSFSKKIILLGHYGVGKTSLVQRFVYRKFSEQYLTTIGVTIEKKVVKVGENEVSMIIWDIAGESTHAKVPNVYKLGADGVIYVFDMTRPATYQHLEEELESLRQLLLNVPILLVGNKKDLLIEKEQNTIIEHLPLYPCALTSAKTGENVENIFAALAKKML; from the coding sequence GTGAGTTTCAGTAAGAAGATCATATTGCTGGGCCACTATGGAGTAGGAAAGACCTCTCTTGTACAGCGCTTTGTGTATCGCAAGTTTTCTGAACAATACCTCACCACCATAGGAGTAACAATAGAGAAGAAGGTAGTAAAAGTCGGAGAAAACGAGGTCTCCATGATCATATGGGATATTGCCGGCGAGTCAACCCATGCCAAAGTACCAAATGTATACAAACTAGGGGCTGACGGGGTAATTTATGTTTTTGACATGACCAGGCCAGCTACTTATCAGCACCTGGAAGAAGAGTTGGAAAGCCTTCGCCAATTGCTATTGAACGTGCCAATATTACTAGTGGGCAATAAAAAAGACCTACTCATCGAGAAAGAGCAAAATACAATCATAGAGCATCTACCTTTGTACCCGTGTGCACTGACAAGTGCCAAGACCGGAGAAAATGTAGAAAATATTTTTGCAGCACTGGCTAAAAAAATGCTATGA
- a CDS encoding hybrid sensor histidine kinase/response regulator → MKDDILKAKLDYFDKRSQYVVLDNEGLAVDSCNSLFRVPHKASLFQLIPFLEGMESTLKRLEPGKDLRFLCIKTSLMNREGYFNFIFKKQEQGQILWFIYDFTEFYTFLLPWQQERNERSIESELLLVQQKTAEMEKQLLQYQNEELKRIQEMKTVFFSQVSHEIRTPLHSLIGLINLIEPYGNAENRSHLSTLRSVSNHLASIINDVLDLSKLDSGKIRLQKEAFSLHDTIKKLIQAFTYQSQEKNIGLWYEIDASLPDYLKGDAVRLSQILYNLVGNAVKFTSKGEVSLHITSLQQNKHEVLINFEIVDSGIGIAEDEIKKIFTPFVQASENTHQCYGGTGLGLSIVQKLVDLFGGTLEVNSAVNQGTRLIVSLPFTIEENIPDSKIKKDDLTEFTLTRIQTVLIGEDDQMNQKVLSQLLKRWGIATTVKNNGKEVLRSLSADEPYDLLILDYQMPEMDGIEVLQQMKTLNLNIPVIMLSGNLLKELKIPERDNSLTFMLHKPVQAVDLQQKLLIIDQFTGPAIDLRYMRQITDGDLMLMSELMDTFVVQAPKEVEKIREAWLREDYTTLYKAVHKAKPGFQCVGTAEVNKLLDQFEEALEEKKQQREYTETIQFITQWASRAIHSIKHERKKLLEQEL, encoded by the coding sequence ATGAAAGATGATATTCTAAAAGCTAAGCTCGACTATTTTGATAAGCGCTCTCAGTATGTTGTGCTTGATAATGAAGGCCTGGCAGTAGACTCTTGTAACTCTCTTTTTCGTGTTCCCCATAAAGCTTCCTTATTTCAGTTGATCCCTTTTCTGGAGGGGATGGAAAGTACGCTAAAAAGGTTAGAGCCTGGCAAAGACCTTCGTTTTTTGTGCATCAAAACCAGCCTGATGAATAGAGAAGGCTACTTTAACTTTATCTTCAAAAAACAGGAGCAGGGGCAAATCTTGTGGTTTATATATGACTTTACTGAGTTTTATACCTTCTTACTACCCTGGCAGCAGGAGCGAAATGAACGGAGCATAGAAAGTGAGTTACTGCTCGTTCAGCAAAAAACGGCAGAGATGGAAAAACAACTTCTGCAATATCAGAATGAAGAGCTGAAGCGTATACAGGAAATGAAAACAGTGTTTTTTTCTCAGGTAAGTCATGAAATCCGTACGCCTCTCCATAGCCTCATAGGGCTAATCAATCTGATTGAGCCCTATGGTAATGCAGAAAACCGCTCCCATCTGTCTACTTTGCGGTCAGTTTCAAATCACTTGGCTTCTATTATCAACGATGTATTAGATCTCTCCAAACTTGATTCAGGGAAAATTCGTCTTCAGAAAGAAGCTTTCTCTTTACATGATACCATCAAAAAACTGATACAGGCATTTACGTATCAGAGTCAGGAGAAGAACATTGGCTTGTGGTATGAAATAGACGCATCACTACCTGATTACCTGAAAGGAGATGCTGTCCGTTTGTCACAGATCCTGTACAATCTTGTTGGTAATGCTGTAAAATTTACCAGTAAGGGTGAGGTTAGCCTTCATATAACATCATTACAGCAGAATAAGCATGAGGTGCTTATAAATTTTGAAATCGTAGATAGCGGAATCGGTATTGCCGAAGATGAAATCAAGAAAATTTTCACCCCCTTTGTGCAGGCAAGTGAAAATACTCACCAATGCTATGGAGGGACAGGCCTGGGGCTAAGCATAGTACAGAAACTGGTTGACTTATTTGGTGGAACACTGGAAGTAAATAGCGCAGTCAACCAAGGAACCAGGCTCATAGTAAGCCTGCCTTTTACTATAGAGGAAAACATTCCGGATAGTAAAATTAAGAAAGATGACCTCACTGAATTTACGTTAACACGTATTCAGACAGTGCTGATCGGAGAAGATGACCAGATGAACCAGAAAGTACTTAGCCAACTGCTCAAACGCTGGGGGATAGCAACTACGGTTAAAAATAATGGCAAAGAAGTACTCCGCAGTTTGTCAGCGGATGAACCCTATGATCTGTTGATTTTGGATTATCAGATGCCTGAAATGGATGGTATTGAAGTGCTTCAGCAAATGAAAACCCTGAATCTCAACATCCCGGTGATCATGCTCTCGGGTAATTTATTGAAAGAACTAAAAATACCTGAGCGAGACAACAGCCTTACCTTTATGCTTCACAAACCGGTGCAGGCAGTTGATCTACAACAAAAGTTACTGATAATAGACCAGTTCACAGGCCCGGCTATAGATCTGCGATATATGCGACAGATCACGGATGGTGACCTCATGTTGATGTCTGAGTTGATGGATACCTTTGTTGTACAGGCTCCGAAAGAAGTTGAAAAAATCAGGGAGGCCTGGTTGCGTGAAGATTACACGACACTATACAAAGCGGTGCACAAGGCTAAGCCAGGCTTTCAGTGTGTAGGCACAGCAGAAGTTAACAAGCTTCTGGACCAATTTGAAGAAGCGTTAGAAGAAAAAAAACAACAGCGGGAGTACACGGAAACTATTCAGTTTATCACGCAGTGGGCCAGCCGTGCTATTCATAGCATTAAGCATGAGCGGAAGAAACTCCTGGAGCAGGAATTATGA
- a CDS encoding toxin-antitoxin system YwqK family antitoxin yields MLTSLLAVQSLIAQQEITLYYDSEKTVPKERFSVKPSDLSILDGPYTAFFTDGAVRIQGNYEENVASGFWEYFYENGHPKMRGNLEDNINYGFWEYFYENGNPQMKGAVYDSIRQGPWEFFYENGNIKSSGIFEDNEKAGKWRYYYEEGPLKSEEVYKGDTLHYTEYYASGDIKLEGTKVKGENVGLWVSYYENGTIRSEGRYKAGSRNGPWKFYHDNGKLSSVGDFLDGSTVGKWTYYYENGNISAEGAEKDGAKEGYWKLYHSDGDFKGEAIFNEGEGTYREFYEDGSPKVKGYIVNGLNQGKWEYYYEDGSIEGECIFVKGKGAYTGYYRDGSLKMKGTVEQGERTGVWELYKPSGELAGYYESIYEDNKQAFRALRSVEAKNEKQEKEGFALNPDYLYRKKKPRYFKPRVNELRAVIVGINPLGLVLQRLPLSIEYYMQERLGYEVEIGIERNPFFYSGKNMDAGSVYQRGGFVAIKQKFYHPDTRSGILYFGHRLGFDFLYHMATIEDTSAPEPDVELIAKEQKATYALIVGTRLMKDAEVINTRLNKERRSHSLTFDLSAGLGIGYRFFHKDYHNNGKFDEMLEEVSQAKVLFPIYLGATIGYVF; encoded by the coding sequence CTTAAGCATTTTAGATGGGCCATATACAGCTTTTTTTACCGATGGCGCTGTGCGTATTCAAGGAAATTATGAGGAAAACGTAGCCAGTGGATTTTGGGAGTACTTTTACGAAAACGGACATCCCAAAATGCGGGGGAATCTGGAAGACAATATTAATTATGGCTTCTGGGAATACTTTTATGAAAATGGCAATCCTCAAATGAAAGGCGCAGTGTATGATAGTATACGGCAGGGGCCTTGGGAGTTTTTTTATGAAAATGGTAATATCAAAAGTTCCGGCATCTTTGAAGATAATGAGAAGGCAGGAAAGTGGCGCTACTACTATGAAGAAGGGCCATTAAAGTCGGAAGAAGTATACAAGGGAGACACCTTACACTACACAGAGTATTACGCGAGCGGCGATATTAAACTGGAAGGCACCAAGGTAAAAGGAGAGAATGTAGGCCTGTGGGTATCTTACTATGAAAATGGTACTATTCGCTCCGAAGGCAGATATAAAGCAGGAAGTCGGAATGGCCCCTGGAAGTTTTATCATGACAATGGCAAACTCTCATCGGTAGGAGATTTTCTGGATGGCTCTACCGTAGGAAAATGGACGTATTATTACGAAAATGGAAACATCAGTGCTGAAGGAGCGGAGAAAGATGGAGCGAAAGAAGGCTACTGGAAACTATACCATAGCGATGGAGATTTTAAGGGAGAAGCCATTTTTAACGAAGGAGAAGGGACTTATCGTGAATTTTATGAAGATGGCAGCCCCAAAGTAAAGGGCTACATAGTAAACGGACTTAATCAGGGCAAGTGGGAATATTACTATGAGGACGGGAGTATAGAAGGAGAATGTATTTTTGTGAAAGGCAAAGGAGCTTACACCGGCTATTATCGTGATGGAAGCCTTAAAATGAAAGGAACAGTAGAGCAGGGGGAACGTACTGGCGTCTGGGAACTCTACAAACCCAGCGGAGAGCTGGCTGGCTATTACGAGAGTATTTACGAAGATAATAAGCAGGCATTCCGGGCTTTGCGCAGTGTGGAAGCTAAAAATGAAAAACAGGAAAAAGAAGGCTTTGCGCTTAACCCTGATTACTTGTACCGCAAGAAGAAACCCCGCTATTTTAAGCCAAGAGTTAATGAGCTAAGAGCAGTAATCGTCGGCATTAACCCCCTGGGCCTGGTGCTGCAACGTTTGCCTCTCAGCATTGAATATTATATGCAGGAACGGCTGGGCTATGAAGTAGAGATAGGTATAGAAAGAAACCCCTTCTTTTATTCTGGCAAGAACATGGATGCCGGTTCAGTTTATCAAAGGGGAGGCTTTGTGGCCATTAAGCAGAAGTTTTACCATCCTGATACACGTTCTGGTATCTTATATTTTGGCCACAGGTTGGGTTTTGACTTCCTCTACCACATGGCTACTATAGAAGATACCAGTGCCCCCGAACCTGATGTTGAACTGATAGCAAAAGAACAAAAAGCAACGTATGCGCTTATTGTGGGTACAAGGCTCATGAAAGACGCAGAAGTAATCAATACCAGACTCAATAAAGAGAGACGCTCCCATAGCCTGACTTTTGACCTCTCAGCAGGTTTAGGAATAGGATACCGTTTTTTTCACAAAGACTATCATAACAACGGGAAATTTGACGAAATGCTGGAAGAAGTAAGTCAGGCCAAAGTCTTATTTCCCATATACCTGGGGGCTACCATAGGTTATGTATTCTGA
- the gyrB gene encoding DNA topoisomerase (ATP-hydrolyzing) subunit B, whose product MDELKDSNIKTDSLAKTREGEYSANNIQVLEGLEAVRKRPAMYIGDVNVKGLHHMVYEVVDNSIDEALAGYCDRIDVTIHEDNSISVTDNGRGIPTDIHTKENRSALEVVMTVLHAGGKFDKNTYKVSGGLHGVGVSCVNALSENLNATVHRNGKIFEQEYSRGVPLYPVREIGATDKNGTIVRFKPDSEIFQVREYKYETIASRLRELAFLNAGIRIGLTDLRDLDEDGKPASEEFHFEGGLVEFVSYLDNNREKLIPEPIYIDSEKGEVPVQVALTYNTSFTENVVSYVNNINTIEGGTHVSGFRRALTRTLKSYADRSGLLDKVKIDISGDDFREGLTAVISVKVAEPQFEGQTKTKLGNSDVMGAVETCLGEALYTFLEEHPKEARAIINKVILAAQARHAARKAREMVQRKNVLTGTGLPGKLADCSDTDPSYCELYLVEGDSAGGSAKQGRDRKFQAILPLRGKILNVEKAQEHKIYDNEEIKNILTALGVSFGTEDDDKALNTEKLRYHKIVIMTDADVDGSHIRTLILTFFFRYMRELIESGYVYIALPPLYLIKKGKEEHYCWTEEERERIVKELAGDGKIENVGVQRYKGLGEMNPEQLWETTMNPESRSLKQVTIDSAAEADHLFSMLMGDDVAPRREFIEKNAKYANVDI is encoded by the coding sequence ATGGACGAACTGAAGGATTCTAATATCAAAACTGACTCACTAGCAAAAACGAGGGAAGGCGAATATTCCGCCAACAATATTCAGGTGCTGGAAGGCCTGGAGGCTGTTAGGAAAAGGCCTGCGATGTACATTGGAGATGTTAATGTCAAAGGACTACACCATATGGTGTATGAGGTGGTGGATAACTCCATTGATGAGGCCCTTGCCGGCTACTGTGATAGAATAGATGTCACTATACATGAAGATAATTCTATTTCCGTAACAGATAACGGTAGAGGTATTCCTACCGATATCCACACCAAAGAGAATCGTTCTGCACTGGAAGTGGTAATGACCGTACTCCATGCCGGAGGTAAATTTGACAAAAATACCTATAAGGTTTCCGGAGGATTGCATGGTGTAGGGGTTTCCTGTGTAAACGCTCTCTCTGAGAATCTGAATGCCACTGTACACCGTAATGGTAAAATCTTTGAGCAAGAGTATTCAAGAGGAGTGCCTCTTTACCCAGTCCGGGAGATAGGTGCTACTGATAAAAATGGTACTATAGTTCGCTTTAAGCCTGATTCTGAAATTTTTCAGGTCAGAGAATATAAGTACGAGACCATTGCTTCACGCCTACGCGAACTGGCTTTTCTGAATGCCGGAATCCGTATCGGTTTGACAGACCTGCGTGACCTGGACGAAGATGGAAAGCCCGCAAGCGAAGAGTTTCATTTTGAGGGGGGATTGGTAGAATTTGTCAGCTACCTGGATAACAATCGTGAAAAACTGATTCCTGAGCCTATCTACATTGATAGTGAAAAAGGGGAGGTGCCGGTACAGGTAGCTTTGACCTATAACACTTCTTTTACCGAGAACGTGGTTTCTTATGTAAATAACATTAACACCATTGAAGGAGGTACCCACGTCTCTGGTTTTCGCAGAGCACTTACCCGCACGCTTAAATCTTATGCCGACCGTTCCGGCTTGCTGGACAAAGTAAAAATTGATATCAGTGGAGATGACTTCCGTGAAGGTTTGACAGCTGTCATCTCGGTAAAAGTAGCCGAGCCTCAGTTTGAAGGGCAGACCAAAACCAAATTGGGTAATTCTGACGTAATGGGCGCAGTAGAAACCTGTCTGGGAGAAGCCCTGTACACTTTCCTGGAAGAACATCCCAAAGAAGCCAGAGCGATCATCAACAAAGTGATTTTGGCTGCTCAGGCCCGCCATGCGGCACGCAAGGCTCGTGAGATGGTACAGCGTAAAAACGTGCTCACCGGTACAGGCCTGCCTGGTAAGCTTGCCGACTGCTCAGACACTGACCCCAGCTACTGTGAACTTTACCTGGTGGAGGGTGACTCGGCCGGAGGAAGTGCCAAGCAAGGTCGTGACCGTAAGTTTCAGGCAATTCTGCCGCTGAGAGGTAAGATCCTTAATGTGGAGAAAGCCCAGGAGCACAAAATTTATGATAATGAGGAGATCAAAAATATCCTCACTGCCTTAGGGGTAAGCTTTGGTACTGAAGATGATGATAAGGCACTGAATACTGAAAAGCTGCGCTACCACAAGATTGTGATCATGACCGATGCCGATGTGGATGGTAGCCATATTCGTACACTGATTCTTACTTTTTTCTTCCGTTACATGAGAGAACTGATCGAGAGCGGCTACGTATATATCGCACTGCCACCACTTTATCTGATCAAGAAAGGGAAGGAAGAGCATTACTGCTGGACAGAAGAAGAGCGGGAAAGAATAGTGAAAGAACTGGCTGGCGATGGGAAAATAGAGAATGTAGGCGTACAACGCTACAAAGGTTTGGGAGAAATGAACCCCGAACAGCTCTGGGAGACTACCATGAACCCTGAATCTCGTAGCCTTAAGCAGGTGACTATTGATTCTGCTGCCGAGGCAGATCACCTCTTCTCTATGCTGATGGGTGATGATGTAGCCCCTCGTCGGGAATTTATTGAGAAAAACGCTAAATACGCGAATGTAGATATCTAA
- a CDS encoding CoA-binding protein, with translation MTDSKKTVVVGASPNPSRYAYQAAHMLSRFGHEFIPLSIKRGSVAGEEIMNLKEKPPISEVDTLSLYIGPQHHDEWMDYWLSLSPKRIIFNPGTENLEFMEKAKAEGIEVVSGCTLVMLQSGIY, from the coding sequence ATGACAGATAGTAAGAAAACCGTAGTAGTAGGCGCCAGCCCTAACCCCTCTCGCTATGCCTATCAGGCAGCACACATGCTGAGCCGGTTTGGACATGAGTTTATTCCCCTAAGCATCAAACGGGGTAGCGTGGCCGGAGAAGAAATTATGAATCTTAAAGAAAAACCCCCTATCTCTGAAGTGGATACGCTAAGCTTGTATATCGGCCCTCAGCATCATGATGAGTGGATGGACTATTGGCTTAGTCTCTCGCCAAAGCGTATTATCTTTAACCCCGGCACGGAAAACCTTGAATTTATGGAAAAAGCCAAAGCGGAAGGAATAGAAGTGGTTAGCGGATGTACACTGGTGATGCTACAGAGCGGAATTTATTAA
- a CDS encoding peptidoglycan-binding domain-containing protein: MKRLAFLVIIIALPILVYFQYSNYERFHPPSTYDYVINDSIDVHYHDQSVLQQYYKNAFEIGTFARSSWRTYEIDVQFPDQEDEQSRQAVEYYQQLLTTTAHLEDVLIYSKGLKDKGFDNQQIAEIEKQGISPRGFLLQQSGLLQGLERGDKGEAVWELQRILQQKGYDLPVDGVFDVVTEDALKKYQQAEELYPSGKVDASSHHELIRSL, translated from the coding sequence ATGAAACGCTTAGCCTTTTTAGTCATCATCATCGCTCTACCAATACTTGTTTATTTTCAGTATAGCAATTATGAGCGTTTTCACCCTCCTAGTACATATGACTATGTCATCAATGATAGTATTGATGTTCATTATCACGATCAGTCGGTTTTGCAGCAGTACTATAAAAATGCTTTTGAGATCGGAACTTTTGCCAGGAGCAGCTGGCGAACTTACGAGATTGACGTGCAATTTCCTGATCAGGAAGACGAGCAATCCCGCCAAGCTGTTGAGTATTATCAACAGCTACTCACGACAACTGCTCATCTGGAGGATGTGCTGATCTACTCAAAAGGATTGAAAGACAAGGGGTTTGATAATCAGCAGATTGCGGAAATAGAAAAGCAAGGTATATCTCCCAGAGGGTTTTTGTTGCAGCAATCCGGGCTTCTGCAGGGGCTGGAACGTGGTGACAAAGGAGAAGCGGTATGGGAGTTACAAAGAATACTGCAGCAAAAAGGCTATGACCTTCCCGTGGATGGGGTATTTGATGTAGTTACCGAAGACGCTCTCAAAAAATATCAGCAGGCTGAGGAGTTATACCCCTCAGGAAAAGTGGATGCATCATCTCACCACGAATTAATACGTAGCTTATAA